Genomic segment of Meiothermus cerbereus DSM 11376:
ACAGCCCGAAACCGCTCGCGCAGATGGCTACCCAGCCGCATAGAAAGCTGCGTCCCCTCCAGCGCCGACTTGAGAATACGTCGCGCCTCCTCCTCCATCGAGACCCCGTGCCGCGCCGTCCGAAGCCGCAAGGCTTGCTTGGTGGTTTCATCGAGGTTGCGAATAGTCAAGCTGGCCATGCTCACCTCCTTGTCGTGATATCAATGCTAGCATTGTAGGCAAAGCAATCAAGCCGATCCAAGGGGTTTACTCATCGTCGGCTTCGTCGGGGGCAGGTTCCTCGGTCAGGGTGTCGTCGTGCTCGGAAACCTGCGACTCGATAAAAGCGATTTCGTCAGCGGTCAGGCCATAGCGCTGGTATAGCTTGGCGTCGGTCCATGCATGGTCGAGCGGGAGATCGGGGACGAAGGCGTAAACATGTCTGGGCGCGTCTGGCAATGCAGGTCAGCACATCCGGGTTACGCCCGCGCAGGCTGAAGGGGGCTTGGGTGGTCATAGCGTGACCTCCTGGGCAGCCGGGTTCTCACGGTCGTGATACCAGCGCAACGGGTTGTTGGCGATATAGGCGCGGATGCGCTGCAAGGATGGGTCGCTGCGGATGATGTGTTCGTAATAATTGCGTTGCCATACGGGTACACCGGGCGTGCCGCGGCGTTCGTTGATATGTTTGGTGGATACCGTTTTGAACGCCCCGACCAACCGGCCAATCGGTTTGCGTTGCGTTGGTGGGGTAGGGGCGGTTCGGGTAGGGGCGGTTCGCGAACCGCCCCTACAATTATCGTCGGTGATCACGATGATGCCGTGTAGATGGTTGGGCATGACCACCCATTCATCCAATTCCACATAATCGTATTGAATCCCTAACCATTCCCATACATCGGCAACAATCCTGCCCGCGTCATTCAACCGCATCTCCCCACCTACCACCTCGCCTAGCAAACACGCTCGGTTCTGCGTACAGATGGTGACGAAATACGCCCCTGCCTGGGCGTAGTCGTATCCCTTCAGTCGGATGGACCGGCGGTGATGGTTGTGGAGATCGTGCGTCATGGCAGATCACCGCAGATCGGCCCCGGCGCCAGCGCGGCTAGTTCACGCACCGTCATGGGCGGATAGGCCTTGGCCGGCGTGAAAATCTCGTGCTTGCCCAAATGCGCAAAAAGCGACCCTTCTGCGCTGAAGGTTGAGGAGAGGGTGAGGGCATCTAGGCGGAAGTCGCGACGCTGGTACTTGCCCTTACCCAGGTAGCCCCACTCGGCGAAGGTAATCGGCTGGCCATCGTGGGTACTCATTTTCAGCGCATCGCCATGAATCAGGTTCTGCGAGAGCACATACGATGCGGCTCGGAAAAGGGGGTTGGTCTCTTCGAGTTCTAGATACTCGGCAAAAATCTCCAGCAGGTTCATCCGGCACTCGGCAATGTTGTCTTCAAGGAGCTCGATGCCATAAAGACACATCAGCGCGAGCAGGGCGTAGTGCTGCCGCTCAAACTTGGATTTACCGTATTTGATTTCTACAGCGGCAAGCTTGCGGCGCAAAATAGCTACCAGGAAGTTGCCGCTACCACAAGCAGGCTCCAGAAACCGCGAATCGATTCGCTCAGTTTCTTCTTTTACCAAGTCTAGCATCGCCTCAACAAGCCAGGGCGGGGTAAACACCTCACCGTGTTCAGCGACGCGTTTTTTAGATTTTATGTAGCTTACTGGCGTCAAAGACTCCATTACGGGTATTTTATGCCAGATTGAAGTCTCAAAGGTGATGCCCCTTTTCGGAGATATCTCCAGTAGCAACGGGCTCGGGTTGAGTGTGGAAATAAACCTCGGAACGTTCCTTGATTCTGCCCAGGCGAACCAGGCGAGCCGCTATTGCACCCTGGGTTCGCCCGTGACGCTGAGCGATTTCGTTGACGGGTATGCCTGAGTCAAAGGCAGCAAGGAGCTCTTTATCTTCATCCACAGACCATGGACTACCAGCCTTTGCGTGAATAGAACTTTTGCGATGGGTTGCTCTATGGCGCCTAGCCTCTTTATCTAGTGCCTTTGAAGCAACAAAGAGTGCGCGGATGACCTGTGGACTATTTAGCGTGTTTTGTGCTGGCAAGATCTCTCCTGTCTCGGGGTCGATACCGTTGGCTAGTGCTTCTATGATTTTCCTCGCTTCAAGCGGCGACATTAAAGAAGCCTCCTATACGCTCATTCGCACATTAGCGATTAATCCCTTAGACCTTTCCTGAACCAGCGCAGTTTCCTATACCTCGAAGTGACCGCATAGAGGTCTCCAATATTCGCCGCATACTAACCCACCCCTGCCCATTTCAGACGGCAATTTGCACTTGACGCGCCCGCTGCCAAGCCAGCCACCCCTCAGTCATGCTCGAGTCATCCTGCAGTGCGTACCCTGATAGAGAACCTGAGGAGGTACGGGCATGAAAAAGCTGTTTGGGCTTATGGCGGCGGTGCTGTGGCTGGGGTGGGGGGTAGCCCTGGCCGATAGCTTCGACATTTTCGAGTACACCCCACCCCAGGGGTGGAAGAAAACCAACCTGCAGGGCGGGGTGATGCTCTCGCTGCAAACCAAAGAATCGTTTGGCGGCATTGTGCTGTATGCCAGCGTGCCCGCCGGCAACAACCCCGAGCAAAACTTTAAGGGCGAGTGGAAGCGGCTGGTGGAAGAGGGGCTGGGGCTGTCCGGTGAGCCCACCACCGAGATGGGGCCACCCAACGGCGAGTACCAGAACCTGGCGGGGGGCCTTGCGGCCACGCAGGACGGGCTCAACTACGTGGTGTTGCTCTCCACCTTTACCGGCAACGGGCGCGCGGCCAGCGTGCTCTACATCACCACCGACGAAAAGCTCTTCGACCTGTTCGACCGCTTCAACAGCACCCTCAGGCTCAACAAACCCAAAGCAGCACAGGCCCCGCCGGTCAATGTGGCCCGTCCACCCGCCAACGCACCGGCCAGCAACCGCAGCATCGCCACCCCCACCACCCGCTTCAACGACGGCTGGGTGGCCACCATCGAGCAGGGCTTCGTGCGGGTGGCCAAGGGCGAGGTGGTGGTGCTATTGCACTATGGCCTGCCGCTGCCGGACAACATGTGGGTGATGGGCAACGAGCAGGAGCGGGTGGGCTACTACTGGAACCGTCTGGTGGCCCCTCGCTACAGGGTGGACGAGCTCAAGGTCTTCAAAAACGACATCTGTTATTTTTGCCTTTATTTTGGCGAGGGCAGCGCAACCGAGATTGCCACCGGCGCGCGCAAACACGTGGCCCTCTACATCTCGTTTGGCAATGGCCTGGGCTATGCCGTCCAGGTGGTGGCCCCCAGCTTTGCCGCCTTTCAAAAAGAGTTTCCCAACATCGAGGCGGTGGGCAAGATGTACGGCTACAACAAGTTTATGGTCAAGGCCGCCGACCTGGTCGGCACGTGGAAAGAGAGCAGTTTCGCCGCAGGCCAGTACTACAACTCCGTCACCGGTGCCTATGCCGGCATGAACGCGGTGAGCAGCGCGCATAGCTTCACCTTTAATCGCGACGGTACCTATAGCTCTGCCCACAGCGGGGCCAGCGGCTTTGTGGGTTCACAGCAGTTCTACTCGCAAAAATACCAGGGCCGCATGACCCTAAACAACTGGCAGATGAGCCTAACCAACCGCTTCAACAACAAGACCGAGGTGTTCGAGGCCTACTTCGAGATGACCGGAAGCGGGCCGGTGCTGAACCTGGTTCAGGTAGATGGGGGCATGCGCTACCGGCTGGTGCGGGAGTAGCCGGGCTCTACCCGGCCACCCCCTCGAGCTTCCAGTCCACCTGGGGATGCATGGGCTTTAGGGCGTGCAGGAGTTCGTTCAGGCGGCTGATGGTCTCGAGGCCCTCTTCGCGCAAGGCCTCGCGCACGCGGGCCTGGTCGGGGTAGAAGCGCAAAGGGTGCTGCCACACCGCGCGGCCCGCCAGATAACCCCGCGCGCCGGCGTTCAGGGCAGCTTCCAGCATCTGCACAAACTGGTCGGCATTCAGGCCGCCCGAAAGCAGCAGCCAGGGGGCCGGGAGCTTGCTGTATTCGCGCATGTCGGCCTCGAGGTC
This window contains:
- a CDS encoding FitA-like ribbon-helix-helix domain-containing protein, with protein sequence MASLTIRNLDETTKQALRLRTARHGVSMEEEARRILKSALEGTQLSMRLGSHLRERFRAVADSAFELPERQTPRKTPRWDESA
- a CDS encoding DNA methyltransferase produces the protein MESLTPVSYIKSKKRVAEHGEVFTPPWLVEAMLDLVKEETERIDSRFLEPACGSGNFLVAILRRKLAAVEIKYGKSKFERQHYALLALMCLYGIELLEDNIAECRMNLLEIFAEYLELEETNPLFRAASYVLSQNLIHGDALKMSTHDGQPITFAEWGYLGKGKYQRRDFRLDALTLSSTFSAEGSLFAHLGKHEIFTPAKAYPPMTVRELAALAPGPICGDLP
- a CDS encoding transposase, giving the protein MRLNDAGRIVADVWEWLGIQYDYVELDEWVVMPNHLHGIIVITDDNCRGGSRTAPTRTAPTPPTQRKPIGRLVGAFKTVSTKHINERRGTPGVPVWQRNYYEHIIRSDPSLQRIRAYIANNPLRWYHDRENPAAQEVTL